One genomic region from Epinephelus fuscoguttatus linkage group LG6, E.fuscoguttatus.final_Chr_v1 encodes:
- the smyd1b gene encoding histone-lysine N-methyltransferase SMYD1b isoform X2, which translates to MENVAIFDSPGKGRGLKGTKEFWAGDVIFSEPSIAAVVFDSLTERICHSCFRRQDKLQRCGQCKFAHYCDRTCQRAGWAEHKQECGAIKAYGKAPNENIRLAARILWRLDKDGSVMSDMQLVTLEELEDHITEMPEEEMQDLKVDIHNFLDYWPRTSKQHTIDSVSHLFGVINCNGFTLSDQRGLQAVGVGLFPNLCLVNHDCWPNCTVILNHGKIELRSLGKIEEGEELTVSYVDYLNLSEERRRKLKAQYFFDCTCEHCKNHTKDDLKLAGREVDGVKPTEAEVKEATDYCYQMLEKMDKARLNGDYHEVVKICKECIAKTEPVLADTHIYQLRIWSTLSEVQAYLQFFNDAADYARKMVDGYMKLYHPNNAALGMAALRAGVAHWQAGEIEVGHGMICKAYAILMITHGATHPITKDLEAMRMQTEMELRMFKQNEYVYHSMREAALKNKPMTMMHEPMSVEEGIKNLFHRRK; encoded by the exons ATGGAGAACGTGGCAATATTTGACTCACCTGGAAAGGGGAGGGGCCTGAAGGGGACCAAGGAGTTTTGGGCTGGAGATGTCATCTTCTCCGAGCCCAGCATTGCAGCTGTTGTGTTTGACAG TCTAACAGAGCGTATTTGCCACAGCTGTTTCCGCAGACAAGACAAGCTACAGAGGTGCGGCCAGTGCAAATTTGCTCATTATTGTGACAGAACTTGCCAGCGTGCCGGGTGGGCCGAACACAAGCAAGAATGTGGTGCCATCAAAGCTTATGGCAAAGCTCCGAACGAGAACATCCG TTTGGCGGCCCGTATCCTGTGGCGCCTCGACAAAGATGGGAGTGTGATGTCAGACATGCAGCTGGTcacactggaggagctggaggaccaCATTACTGAGATGCCAGAAGAGGAGATGCAGGACTTAAAAGTGGACATCCACAACTTCCTGGACTACTGGCCGCGTACCAGCAAGCAGCACACGATTGACAGTGTGTCACATTTATTTGGAGTG aTTAACTGTAACGGTTTCACTTTGAGCGACCAGAGGGGCCTCCAGGCAGTGGGAGTTGGTCTCTTCCCAAATTTGTGTTTAGTGAATCATGACTGCTGGCCCAACTGCACTGTGATCCTCAACCACGGCAA GATTGAACTGCGCTCTTTAGGTAAGAttgaagagggagaggagctgACAGTCTCATATGTGGACTACTTGAATTTGTCAGAGGAGAGACGAAGGAAGCTGAAAGCACAATACTTCTTTGACTGCACGTGTGAGCACTGCAAGAACCACACCAAAGACGACTTAAAGCTGGCAGGAAGGGAGGTGGACGGAGTCAAG CCTACAGAGGCAGAGGTGAAAGAGGCAACAGATTACTGCTATCAAATGCTGGAGAAGATGGACAAAGCTCGATTAAATGGAGACTACCATGAG GTGGTAAAAATCTGCAAGGAATGCATAGCGAAAACAGAGCCCGTTTTGGCTGACACTCACATCTACCAGCTGAGGATATGGAGCACACTGAGTGAGGTGCAAGCTTACCTGCAGTTCTTCAATGATGCTGCAGATTATGCCCGCAAAATGGTGGACGGATACAT GAAACTGTACCACCCGAACAATGCTGCTCTCGGTATGGCTGCATTGCGAGCAGGAGTGGCACACTGGCAAGCTGGGGAGATTGAGGTCGGCCACGGGATGATCTGCAAGGCCTACGCCATTCTCATGATCACCCACGGCGCAACGCATCCCATCACCAAGGACCTGGAG GCGATGCGCATGCAGACAGAAATGGAGCTGAGGATGTTCAAGCAGAACGAGTACGTTTACCACAGTATGAGGGAGGCAGCTCTGAAGAACAAACCAATGACCATGATGCACGAACCCATGTCTGTGGAGGAGGGAATCAAGAATCTCTTCCACCGGAGGAAGTAA
- the oxt gene encoding oxytocin-neurophysin 1: MTGAAVSACLFFLLSVCSACYISNCPIGGKRSIMDAPLRKCMSCGPGDRGRCFGPSICCGEGLGCLLGSPETAHCMEENYLLTPCQAGGRPCGSEGGRCAASGLCCDAESCTTDQSCLIEEEGDDQTSQFEGSDPGDIILRLLHLAGHTSPHRVHQ, encoded by the exons ATGACCGGAGCTGCTGTGTCCGCGTGCctattttttctcctttctgtaTGTTCAGCGTGTTACATCTCTAACTGTCCTATCGGTGGGAAGAGGTCCATCATGGATGCTCCTCTGCGCAAG TGCATGTCCTGTGGCCCCGGAGACAGGGGCCGCTGCTTCGGCCCTAGCATCTGCTGCGGGGAGGGCCTCGGCTGCTTGCTGGGCTCCCCGGAAACAGCTCACTGCATGGAGGAGAACTACCTGCTCACCCCCTGCCAGGCCGGAGGGAGACCTTGTGGATCTGAGGGAGGACGCTGCGCTGCTTCAGGACTCTGCTGTGATGCAG AGAGCTGCACCACAGACCAATCCTGCCTCATCGAGGAGGAAGGAGACGACCAAACCAGCCAATTCGAAGGCAGCGACCCCGGTGACATCATCCTCAGGCTCCTGCATCTGGCCGGTCACACTTCTCCTCATAGAGTTCACCAATGA
- the smyd1b gene encoding histone-lysine N-methyltransferase SMYD1b isoform X1 has product MENVAIFDSPGKGRGLKGTKEFWAGDVIFSEPSIAAVVFDSLTERICHSCFRRQDKLQRCGQCKFAHYCDRTCQRAGWAEHKQECGAIKAYGKAPNENIRLAARILWRLDKDGSVMSDMQLVTLEELEDHITEMPEEEMQDLKVDIHNFLDYWPRTSKQHTIDSVSHLFGVINCNGFTLSDQRGLQAVGVGLFPNLCLVNHDCWPNCTVILNHGNQSAVNTMFHSQRRIELRSLGKIEEGEELTVSYVDYLNLSEERRRKLKAQYFFDCTCEHCKNHTKDDLKLAGREVDGVKPTEAEVKEATDYCYQMLEKMDKARLNGDYHEVVKICKECIAKTEPVLADTHIYQLRIWSTLSEVQAYLQFFNDAADYARKMVDGYMKLYHPNNAALGMAALRAGVAHWQAGEIEVGHGMICKAYAILMITHGATHPITKDLEAMRMQTEMELRMFKQNEYVYHSMREAALKNKPMTMMHEPMSVEEGIKNLFHRRK; this is encoded by the exons ATGGAGAACGTGGCAATATTTGACTCACCTGGAAAGGGGAGGGGCCTGAAGGGGACCAAGGAGTTTTGGGCTGGAGATGTCATCTTCTCCGAGCCCAGCATTGCAGCTGTTGTGTTTGACAG TCTAACAGAGCGTATTTGCCACAGCTGTTTCCGCAGACAAGACAAGCTACAGAGGTGCGGCCAGTGCAAATTTGCTCATTATTGTGACAGAACTTGCCAGCGTGCCGGGTGGGCCGAACACAAGCAAGAATGTGGTGCCATCAAAGCTTATGGCAAAGCTCCGAACGAGAACATCCG TTTGGCGGCCCGTATCCTGTGGCGCCTCGACAAAGATGGGAGTGTGATGTCAGACATGCAGCTGGTcacactggaggagctggaggaccaCATTACTGAGATGCCAGAAGAGGAGATGCAGGACTTAAAAGTGGACATCCACAACTTCCTGGACTACTGGCCGCGTACCAGCAAGCAGCACACGATTGACAGTGTGTCACATTTATTTGGAGTG aTTAACTGTAACGGTTTCACTTTGAGCGACCAGAGGGGCCTCCAGGCAGTGGGAGTTGGTCTCTTCCCAAATTTGTGTTTAGTGAATCATGACTGCTGGCCCAACTGCACTGTGATCCTCAACCACGGCAA TCAATCGGCTGTGAATACTATGTTTCATTCTCAACGGAG GATTGAACTGCGCTCTTTAGGTAAGAttgaagagggagaggagctgACAGTCTCATATGTGGACTACTTGAATTTGTCAGAGGAGAGACGAAGGAAGCTGAAAGCACAATACTTCTTTGACTGCACGTGTGAGCACTGCAAGAACCACACCAAAGACGACTTAAAGCTGGCAGGAAGGGAGGTGGACGGAGTCAAG CCTACAGAGGCAGAGGTGAAAGAGGCAACAGATTACTGCTATCAAATGCTGGAGAAGATGGACAAAGCTCGATTAAATGGAGACTACCATGAG GTGGTAAAAATCTGCAAGGAATGCATAGCGAAAACAGAGCCCGTTTTGGCTGACACTCACATCTACCAGCTGAGGATATGGAGCACACTGAGTGAGGTGCAAGCTTACCTGCAGTTCTTCAATGATGCTGCAGATTATGCCCGCAAAATGGTGGACGGATACAT GAAACTGTACCACCCGAACAATGCTGCTCTCGGTATGGCTGCATTGCGAGCAGGAGTGGCACACTGGCAAGCTGGGGAGATTGAGGTCGGCCACGGGATGATCTGCAAGGCCTACGCCATTCTCATGATCACCCACGGCGCAACGCATCCCATCACCAAGGACCTGGAG GCGATGCGCATGCAGACAGAAATGGAGCTGAGGATGTTCAAGCAGAACGAGTACGTTTACCACAGTATGAGGGAGGCAGCTCTGAAGAACAAACCAATGACCATGATGCACGAACCCATGTCTGTGGAGGAGGGAATCAAGAATCTCTTCCACCGGAGGAAGTAA
- the LOC125890939 gene encoding fatty acid-binding protein, liver-type, which yields MSFSGKYQLESQENFEPFMKAVGIPDELIQKGKDIKSISEIEENGDDFKVTITTGSKVIVNTFTIGKEAELETLTGEKAKGVVHRDGNKLKVSLKGIESVTELVDGNTIANTMTLGNIVYKRISKRV from the exons ATGTCTTTCTCTGGAAAGTACCAGCTGGAGTCTCAGGAGAACTTTGAGCCTTTCATGAAGGCCGTTG GTATCCCTGATGAGCTCATCCAGAAAGGCAAAGACATTAAGAGCATCTCTGAGATTGAGGAGAATGGTGACGACTTCAAAGTGACCATCACCACTGGCTCAAAGGTCATCGTCAACACCTTCACCATTGGAAAGGAGGCAGAGCTGGAGACCCTCACTGGGGAGAAGGCCAAG GGGGTGGTTCATCGTGATGGCAACAAGCTGAAGGTCTCCCTGAAGGGAATCGAATCCGTCACAGAACTGGTGGATGGGAACACGATTGCCAAT aCTATGACTCTTGGCAACATTGTATACAAGAGGATAAGCAAACGTGTGTAA